In a single window of the Equus quagga isolate Etosha38 chromosome 7, UCLA_HA_Equagga_1.0, whole genome shotgun sequence genome:
- the ASPHD1 gene encoding aspartate beta-hydroxylase domain-containing protein 1: MWKGNSPGGNQGAAMEGTRGEQGGQGNWGLEDDPGLLARASLPIMPAWPLPLASSALTLLLGALTSLFLWYCYRLGSQDMQALGDERQARSVSGGPGGCSEAGRPSPGSAGEPGEGPRTEGLVSRRLRAYARRYSWAGMGRVRRAAQGGPGPGGGPGVLGIQRPGLLFLPDLPSAPFMPRDAQRHDVELLESSFPAILRDFGAVSWDFSGTTPLPRGWSPPLAPGCYQLLLYQAGQCQPSNCRLCPGAYRALRGLRSFISANTFGNAGFSVLLPGARLEGRCGPTNVRVRCHLGLKIPPGCELVVGGEPQCWAEGHCLLVDDSFLHTVAHNGSPEDGPRVVFIVDLWHPNVAGAERQALDFVFAPDP, translated from the exons ATGTGGAAGGGAAACAGCCCAGGGGGTAACCAGGGAGCAGCCATGGAGGGAACCAGAGGAGAACAGGGGGGACAGGGGAACTGGGGTCTGGAAGATGACCCAGGCCTCTTGGCCAGGGCCTCCTTGCCCATCATGCCTGCATGGCCATTGCCCCTGGCCTCCTCAGCGCTTACCCTGCTCCTTGGAGCCCTcacttcccttttcctctggtacTGCTACCGCCTGGGCTCCCAAGACATGCAGGCCCTGGGGGATGAGAGACAGGCCAGGAGTGTCAGTGGTGGGCCTGGGGGATGCTCTGAAGCTGGCAGGCCAAGCCCAGGGAGTGCTGGAGAGCCTGGGGAAGGACCCAGAACAGAAGGCTTAGTGAGCCGTCGCCTTCGGGCCTATGCCAGGCGCTACTCCTGGGCGGGGATGGGTAGGGTGAGGCGGGCAGCTCAGggtggcccaggccctgggggagggccAGGGGTCCTGGGCATTCAGCGCCCAGGCCTGCTTTTCCTGCCAGACCTGCCCTCAGCCCCCTTCATGCCACGGGATGCCCAGCGGCATGATGTGGAGCTCCTGGAGAGCAGCTTCCCTGCCATTTTGCGGGACTTTGGGGCTGTGAGCTGGGACTTCTCAGGGACTACCCCTCTGCCTCGGGGCTGGtccccacccctggcccctgGGTGCTACCAGCTCCTGCTGTACCAAGCAGGCCAGTGCCAACCCAGCAACTGCCGCCTGTGCCCTGGAGCCTATCGGGCACTGAGGGGGCTGCGGAGCTTTATCAGTGCCAACACCTTCGGCAATGCTGGCTTTTCTGTCCTCCTGCCTGGGGCACGGCTTGAGGGCCGCTGTGGGCCCACCAATGTGCGGGTCAGATGTCATCTCG GCCTGAAGATCCCCCCTGGCTGTGAGCTGGTGGTCGGGGGTGAGCCCCAGTGCTGGGCTGAGGGACACTGTCTACTGGTGGATGACTCCTTCCTGCACACAGTGGCTCATAATG GCTCCCCTGAAGATGGGCCTCGAGTAGTCTTCATCGTGGACCTTTGGCACCCCAACGTGGCTGGGGCCGAGCGCCAGGCCCTCGACTTTGTCTTCGCACCAGACCCTTGA
- the SEZ6L2 gene encoding seizure 6-like protein 2, translating into MGTPRAQHPPPPQLLFLILLSCPWTQGLPLKEEEALPEPGSETPTVASEALAELLHGALLRKGPEMGYLPGSDPDPTLATPPAGQTLAAPSLPRATEPGTGPLTTAVTPKGGRGASPTAPELLTPPPGTTVPPLLGPASPGPPLGPEGGEEETTTTIITTTTVTTTVTSPVLCNNNISEGEGHVESPDLGSTASHTLGLLDCTYSIHVYPGYGIEIQVQTLNLSREEELLVLAGGGSPGLAPRLLANSSMLGEGQVLRSPTNRLLLHFQSPRVPRGGGFRIHYQAYLLSCGFPPRLAHGDVSVTDLHPGGTATFHCDSGYQLQGEDTLICLNGTRPSWSGEPPSCMASCGGTIHNATLGRIVSPEPGGAAGPNLTCRWVIEAAEGRRLHLHFERVSLDEDNDRLMVRSGGSPLSPVIYDSDMDDVPERGLISDAQSLYVELLSETPANPLLLSLRFEAFEEDRCFAPFLAHGNVTTTDPEYRPGALATFSCLPGYALEPPGPPNAIECVDPTEPHWNDTEPACKAMCGGELSEPAGVVLSPDWPQSYSPGQDCVWGLHVQEEKRILLQVEILNVREGDMLTLFDGDGPSARVLAQLRGPQPRRRLLSSGPDLTLQFQAPPGPPNPGLGQGFVLHFKEVPRNDTCPELPPPEWGWRTASHGDLIRGTVLTYQCEPGYELLGSDILTCQWDLSWSAAPPACQKIMTCADPGEITNGHRTASDAGFPVGSHVQYRCLPGYSLEGAAVLTCYSRDTGTPKWSDRVPKCALKYEPCLNPGVPENGYQTLYKHHYQAGESLRFFCYEGFELIGEVTITCVPGHPSQWTSQPPLCKVAYEELLDNRKLEVTQTTDPSRQLEGGNLALAILLPLGLVIVLGSGIYVYYTKLQGKSLFGFSGSHSYSPITVESDFSNPLYEAGDTREYEVSI; encoded by the exons ATGGGGACTCCCAGGGCACAGCACCCGCCGCCTCCCCAGCTGCTGTTCCTAATTCTGCTGAGCTGTCCCTGGACTCAGG GTCTGCCCCTGAAAGAGGAGGAGGCACTGCCAGAGCCTGGAAGTGAGACCCCTACAGTAGCCTCTGAGGCCTTGGCCGAGCTGCTCCATGGGGCCCTGCTGAGGAAGGGCCCAGAGATGGGCTACCTGCCGG GATCTGATCCAGACCCCACACTAGCCACTCCTCCAGCTGGCCAGACTCTTGCAGCACCCTCCCTGCCGCGGGCCACTGAGCCAGGGACAGGGCCTCTGACAACAGCCGTAACCCCTAAGGGGGGCAGGGGGGCAAGCCCCACCGCACCAGAGCTGCTGACCCCGCCCCCAGGAACTACGGTCCCGCCCCTTCTCGGCCCCGCCTCCCCAGGCCCGCCCCTCGggcctgagggaggagaggaggagaccacgaccaccatcatcaccacgaCAACTGTGACCACCACAGTGACCAGCCCAG TTCTGTGTAATAACAACATCTCCGAAGGCGAAGGGCATGTGGAGTCTCCAGATTTAGGGAGCACGGCCAGCCACACCTTGGGGCTCCTGGACTGCACATACAGCATCCATGTCTACCCCGGCTATGGCATTGAGATCCAG GTGCAGACACTGAACCTGTCTCGAGAGGAAGAACTCCTGGTGCTGGCTGGTGGAGggtccccaggcctggccccccGACTCCTGGCCAACTCCTCCATGCTTGGAGAAGGGCAGGTTCTTCGGAGTCCAACCAACCGGCTGCTCCTGCACTTCCAAAGCCCACGGGTCCCAAGGGGCGGTGGCTTCAGGATCCACTATCAGG CCTACCTCCTGAGCTGCGGCTTCCCTCCCCGGCTGGCCCATGGAGATGTGAGCGTGACAGACCTGCACCCTGGGGGCACCGCCACCTTCCACTGTGATTCAGGCTACCAGCTGCAGGGCGAGGACACCCTCATCTGCCTCAATGGTACCCGGCCCTCCTGGAGCGGGGAGCCCCCCAGCTGCATGG caTCCTGTGGTGGCACCATCCACAATGCTACACTGGGCCGCATTGTGTCCCCTGAGCCTGGGGGAGCTGCAGGGCCCAACCTCACCTGCCGCTGGGTCATTGAAGCAGCTGAGGGACGCCGGCTGCACCTGCATTTTGAGAGAGTGTCTCTGGATGAGGACAATGATCG GCTGATGGTGCGCTCAGGGGGCAGTCCCCTATCGCCAGTGATCTATGACTCAGATATGGATGATGTCCCAGAGCGGGGTCTTATCAGTGACGCCCAGTCCCTCTATGTGGAGCTGCTCTCAGAGACACCTGCCAATCCCCTGCTGCTAAGCCTCCGATTTGAAG CCTTTGAGGAAGATCGCTGCTTCGCCCCCTTCCTGGCACATGGCAATGTCACCACCACGGACCCCGAGTACCGCCCAGGGGCGCTGGCCACCTTCTCGTGCCTCCCAGGATATGCCCTGGAGCCCCCGGGCCCCCCCAATGCCATCGAATGTGTGGATCCCACAGAACCTCACTGGAATGACACAGAGCCAGCCTGCAAGG CCATGTGTGGAGGGGAGCTGTCAGAACCAGCTGGTGTGGTCCTCTCTCCAGACTGGCCCCAGAGCTATAGCCCCGGCCAGGACTGCGTGTGGGGCCTGCACGTCCAGGAAGAGAAGCGCATCTTGCTCCAAGTAGAGAT CTTGAATGTGCGCGAAGGGGACATGCTGACGCTGTTCGATGGGGACGGGCCCAGCGCCCGAGTCCTGGCCCAGTTGCGGGGACCTCAACCGCGCCGCCgcctcctctcctctgggcccGACCTCACGCTGCAGTTCCAGGCTCCTCCCGGGCCCCCAAACCCAGGCCTAGGCCAGGGTTTCGTGTTGCACTTCAAAG AGGTCCCGAGGAATGACACGTGCCCCGAGCTGCCACCTCCGGAATGGGGCTGGAGGACAGCTTCCCACGGGGACCTGATCCGAGGCACGGTGCTTACTTACCAGTGCGAGCCTGGCTACGAGCTGCTGGGCTCCGACATTCTCACCTGCCAGTGGGACCTGTCCTGGAGCGCCGCGCCGCCCGCCTGCCAAAAGA TCATGACTTGTGCAGACCCTGGTGAGATCACCAATGGGCACCGTACTGCCTCGGACGCTGGCTTTCCTGTTGGCTCCCATGTCCAGTACCGCTGTCTGCCAGGGTACAGCCTGGAGGGGGCAGCTGTACTCACCTGCTACAGCCGGGACACAGGCACACCCAAGTGGAGTGACCGGGTCCCCAAGTGTGCCT TGAAGTATGAGCCGTGCCTGAACCCAGGGGTGCCAGAGAATGGCTATCAGACGTTGTACAAGCATCACTACCAAGCGGGCGAGTCTCTGCGCTTCTTCTGCTACGAGGGCTTTGAGCTCATCGGCGAGGTCACCATCACCTGTGTGCCCGGCCACCCCTCACAGTGGACCAGCCAGCCCCCACTCTGCAAAG tgGCCTATGAGGAGCTCCTGGACAACCGAAAACTGGAAG tgACCCAGACCACAGACCCATCACGGCAGCTGGAGGGTGGGAACCTCGCCTTGGCCATCCTGCTGCCCCTAGGCTTGGTCATTGTCCTCGGCAGTGGCATTTATGTATACTACACCAA GCTTCAGGGAAAATCCCTCTTCGGCTTCTCGGGCTCCCATTCCTACAGCCCCATCACTGTGGAGTCAGACTTCAGCAATCCACTGTATGAAGCTGGG GATACACGGGAGTATGAAGTTTCCATCTGA